The proteins below come from a single Capricornis sumatraensis isolate serow.1 chromosome 14, serow.2, whole genome shotgun sequence genomic window:
- the LOC138090747 gene encoding tropomyosin alpha-4 chain, which produces MAGLNSLEAVKRKIQALQQQADEAEDRAQGLQRELDGERERREKAEGDVAALNRRIQLVEEELDRAQERLATALQKLEEAEKAADESERGMKVIENRAMKDEEKMEIQEMQLKEAKHIAEEADRKYEEVARKLVILEGELERAEERAEVSELKCGDLEEELKNVTNNLKSLEAASEKYSEKEDKYEEEIKLLSDKLKEAETRAEFAERTVAKLEKTIDDLEEKLAQAKEENVGLHQTLDQTLNELNCI; this is translated from the coding sequence ATGGCTGGCCTCAACTCCCTGGAGGCGGTGAAACGCAAGATCCAGGCCCTGCAGCAGCAAGCAGATGAGGCGGAGGACCGCGCGCAGGGCCTGCAGCGCGAGCTGGACGGCGAGCGCGAGCGGCGCGAGAAAGCCGAAGGTGATGTGGCGGCTCTCAATCGACGCATCCAGCTCGTTGAGGAGGAGTTGGACAGGGCTCAGGAACGACTGGCCACAGCCCTgcagaagctggaggaggcagAAAAGGCTGCAGATGAGAGTGAGAGGGGGATGAAGGTGATAGAAAACCGCGCCATGAAAGATGAGGAGAAGATggagattcaggagatgcagcttaAAGAGGCCAAGCACATCGCCGAGGAGGCCGACCGCAAATACGAGGAGGTAGCTCGTAAGTTGGTCATCCTGGAGGGTGAGCTAGAGAGGGCAGAGGAGCGTGCCGAGGTGTCCGAACTAAAATGTGGTGACCTGGAAGAAGAACTCAAGAATGTCACTAACAACCTGAAGTCACTAGAGGCTGCATCTGAAAAGTATTCTGAAAAGGAGGACAAATACGAAGAAGAAATTAAACTTCTGTCTGACAAACTGAAAGAGGCTGAGACCCGTGCCGAATTTGCAGAGAGAACAGTTGCAAAACTGGAAAAGACAATTGATGACCTGGAAGAAAAACTTGCCCAGGCCAAAGAAGAGAACGTGGGCTTACATCAGACACTGGATCAGACACTAAACGAACTAAACTGTATATAA